Proteins from a single region of Anastrepha ludens isolate Willacy chromosome 5, idAnaLude1.1, whole genome shotgun sequence:
- the LOC128864012 gene encoding short neuropeptide F, with protein MYLSHHLLNALAFICLSAMFWPQSCADVLDTHPINNLYNNLLQREYAGPVVFPNHQVERKAQRSPSLRLRFGRRSDPDMFLPAEKRWFGDVNQKPIRSPSLRLRFGRRSDPSMPLHSELDALMNDLAGVSSNGGIPTDVDDSVVYFADEYPEDILDGNFERVARKPQRLRFGRSLPRMQNNLDEELETAREQRQQTEDFFNSLLTSEKLHNMLLSLSQYDAEPLSADVMALANNDDAFQREVRKPAPLRLRFGRSTGGNTEGQKKVTAQNAVNVDKNAEVATQQAPAQAKN; from the exons ATGTATCTGTCACACCATTTATTGAATGCGCTCGCATTTATCTGCTTGAGTGCTATGTTCTGGCCTCAAAGCTGTGCTGATGTGCTGGACACCC ACCCCATCAACAACCTGTACAACAATTTACTGCAGCGTGAATATGCCGGCCCGGTTGTTTTTCCTAACCATCAGGTCGAACGCAAAGCTCAGCGTTCGCCTTCACTGCGACTACGGTTTGGTCGCCGCAGCGATCCGGATATGTTTTTGCCCGCCGAGAAACGTTGGTTTGGCGATGTGAATCAAAAACCTATACGTTCACCATCCCTACGTTTACGTTTTGGTCGTCGCAGTGACCCCAGCATGCCACTTCACAGCGAATTAGATGCTCTAATGAATGATTTAGCCGGTGTGAGCAGCAATGGCGGCATTCCTACTGATGTAGATGACTCAGTCGTATATTTCGCTGATGAATATCCAGAGGATATTTTGGACGGTAATTTTGAGCGCGTGGCGCGCAAACCACAACGTTTACGTTTCGGGCGCAGCTTACCAAGAATGCAGAACAATTTGGATGAGGAATTAGAG ACCGCCCGCGAACAACGTCAACAAACCGAGGACTTCTTCAACTCCCTTCTAACTTCGGAAAAATTACACAACATGTTGCTCTCACTCTCACAATATGATGCCGAACCCTTATCTGCTGATGTTATGGCTCTTGCCAATAACGATGACGCATTCCAGCGCGAAGTACGCAAGCCAGCACCTCTGCGTTTGCGATTCGGTCGCAGCACTGGCGGCAATACCGAAGGACAAAAG AAGGTCACTGCACAAAATGCCGTTAATGTGGACAAAAACGCGGAAGTTGCAACGCAGCAAGCACCAGCACAAGCTAAGAATTAA